A window from Betta splendens chromosome 1, fBetSpl5.4, whole genome shotgun sequence encodes these proteins:
- the mfng gene encoding beta-1,3-N-acetylglucosaminyltransferase manic fringe produces MKKRWMRRMLPAFIFTLSVFLYVDFQLSGSSSVRRLVQRVLRLSPSSARDAQALPPTIRADGADELKQQDVFIAVKTSGKFHQTRLALLLETWISRTKEHTFIFTDTEDVDLSSEGFNMVVTGCQSDHSQQALSCKMAAEYDGFMASDKRWFCHVDDDNYVNAEALRSLLSTFPQDGDVYVGRASLDRPITAHEQLEGNATREVSFWFATGGAGFCLSRRLAERMVPWARGARFQQTSASIRLPDDCTVGFIVEKRLGVSMVHCPLFHSHLENLLLVSQRSVSRQVTLSYGMFENKMNSIQVKGSFSKEDDPSRFRSVHCILYPLTSWCP; encoded by the exons ATGAAGAAGAGGTGGATGCGACGGATGCTGCCCGCCTTCATTTTCACCCTGTCCGTCTTCCTCTATGTGGATTTTCAATtaagcggcagcagcagcgtgcgcCGCCTGGTCCAGCGCGTGCTCCGGCTGTCTCCATCCTCGGCGAGGGACGCGCAGGCGCTGCCTCCCACCATCAGAGCGGACGGAGCGGacgagctgaagcagcaggacgTCTTCATCGCCGTGAAAACCAGCGGCAAGTTCCACCAGACGCGCctcgcgctgctgctggagacgtGGATCTCCAGAACCAAGGAGCAC ACGTTCATTTTCACGGACACAGAGGATGTGGATCTGAGTTCAGAGG GCTTCAACATGGTGGTGACCGGCTGCCAGTCCGATCACAGCCAACAGGCTCTGTCCTGCAAGATGGCGGCCGAGTACGACGGCTTCATGGCGTCAGACAAGAG GTGGTTCTGCCACGTGGACGATGACAACTACGTGAACGCGGAGGCCCTGCGGTCGCTGCTGTCGACGTTCCCTCAGGACGGAGACGTGTACGTGGGCAGAGCCAGCCTGGACCGACCCATCACCGCCCACGAGCAGCTGGAGGGCAACGCCACG aggGAGGTCAGCTTCTGGTTCGCTACGGGAGGAGCAGGGTTCTGTCTGAGCCGACGGCTGGCGGAGAGGATGGTTCCTTGGGCCCG CGGCGCTCGCTTCCAGCAGACGTCGGCCTCCATCCGTCTCCCTGACGACTGCACCGTGGGCTTCATCGTGGAGAAGAGGCTCGGCGTCTCCATGGTTCACTGCCCTTTGTTCCACTCGCACCTGGAGAACCTGCTGCTCGTCAGCCAGAGGAGCGTGAGCCGCCAG GTGACGCTGAGTTACGGGATGTTTGAGAACAAGATGAACAGCATCCAGGTGAAGGGGAGCTTCTCCAAGGAGGACGACCCGTCCAG GTTTCGCAGCGTCCACTGCATCCTGTACCCTCTGACCAGCTGGTGTCCCTGA
- the LOC121202449 gene encoding hemicentin-1-like isoform X3, protein MRCTYTYPDPQHSRVEDKFWFTRVEGYRYVELRKASVFAGRLQESCNRNSCSLRITDVRQSDADVYYFRFSTNQYKGRFTGEPGVTLSVKDLQVEVQNSNKLQCFSSCRLPDHSSFIWYKNGHKIYGNQKVIYGSSSSADSYSCALSGREDFPSASVCVSGQTCNKLIYTDRSICAVKGSSVEISCTYNSHSGSITSKFWFRSDRSGQSPSQPQDLRTDVQFTGRVQVNYTTRRRSTLRISDVTETDSGQYGFTFRAGGFEWGRSLSGPSLTVTDPDLQVLVWTYSTWPKLQCFSSCRLPDHSSFIWYKNGDKMNENQKEISAYSTSADSYSCALSGREDFPSASVCVYGETCNKVIYTDRSICAVKGSSVEISCTYNSHSGSITSEFWFRSDRSGQSPSQPQDLRTDVQFTGRVQVLEAATGGSTLRISDVTETDSGQYGFTFRAGGFEWGRSLSGPSLTVTVLQVQVITSTLQDSYTDAQLRCLSSCSSAARLSYVWFKNGHQVLMEDGSYRGRVHPGDAIVCALKGRENFKSASVYAPDVPSVSVVPSGDILENSPVTLNCSSDANPAANYTWYRDSHPESTHEGPQLVFSSIQLNHSGLYVCAAVNELGKRNKFVSLDVKYAPDVPSVSVVPSGDILENSPVTLTCSSDANPAANYTWYRDSHPEFTHEGPQLVFSSIQLNHSGHFYCEAENQLGRRRSEFVSINVERKSVMIMKITRLTLVVLMLIPVFVLSLWTRKKTALIPRSEWNKPAETLESEPLPDYENMTAAQTDDTEEQDDLV, encoded by the exons ATGCGCTGCACCTACACATACCCAGACCCACAACATTCTAGGGTAGAAGACAAATTCTGGTTCACTAGAGTTGAGGGATATCGATATGTGGAGCTGAGAAAAGCCTCAGTGTTTGCAGGTCGTCTCCAGGAATCCTGTAATagaaacagctgcagtctgagaaTCACAGACGTGAGACAGAGCGACGcagatgtttattattttagattCAGCACAAACCAGTATAAAGGGAGATTTACTGGTGAACCTGGAGTCACTTTATCTGTCAAAG ATCTACAGGTCGAGGTTCAAAACAGTAACaagctccagtgtttcagcagctgtcgTCTCCCTGATCATTCGTCCTTCATCTGGTACAAGAACGGACACAAGATTTATGGAAACCAGAAAGTAATATATGGATCTTCCAGTTCAGCAGACAGTTATTCCTGTGCTCTCAGTGGACGTGAGGATTTCCcttctgcttcagtct GTGTCAGTGGTCAAACCTGCAACAAGTTGATTTACACCGACAGAAGCATCTGCGCCGTCAAAGGATCATCAGTGGAGATTTCCTGTACTTATAACAGTCATAGTGGATCCATCACCTCTAAGTTCTGGTTCCGTTCTGACCGTAGTGGTCAGAGTCCTTCACAGCCTCAGGACCTTCGTACAGACGTCCAGTTTACAGGTCGTGTTCAGGTCAATTATACAACAAGAAGACGCTCCACTCTGAGAATCTCTGATGTGACAGAGACGGATTCAGGACAGTACGGCTTCACATTCAGAGCAGGAGGCTTTGAGTGGGGCCGTAGTTTATCTGGACCCAGTCTGACTGTCACAG ACCCAGATCTGCAGGTTCTAGTTTGGACATATTCTACGTGGCCAaagctccagtgtttcagcagctgtcgTCTCCCTGATCATTCGTCCTTCATCTGGTACAAGAACGGAGACAAGATGAATGAAAACCAGAAAGAAATATCTGCATATTCCACTTCAGCAGACAGTTATTCCTGTGCTCTCAGTGGACGTGAGGATTTCCcttctgcttcagtct GTGTTTACGGTGAAACCTGCAACAAAGTCATTTACACCGACAGAAGCATCTGCGCCGTCAAAGGATCATCAGTGGAGATTTCCTGTACTTATAACAGTCATAGTGGATCCATCACATCTGAGTTCTGGTTCCGTTCTGACCGTAGTGGTCAGAGTCCTTCACAGCCTCAGGACCTACGTACAGACGTCCAGTTTACAGGTCGTGTTCAGGTCCTTGAAGCAGCGACAGGAGGCTCCACTCTGAGAATCTCTGATGTGACAGAGACGGATTCAGGACAGTACGGCTTCACATTCAGAGCAGGAGGCTTTGAGTGGGGCCGTAGTTTATCTGGACCCAGTCTGACTGTCACAG TTCTCCAGGTGCAGGTGATCACATCAACGCTCCAGGACTCTTACACTGACGCACAGCTCAGGtgtctcagcagctgcagctcagccgctCGTCTTTCCTACGTCTGGTTCAAGAACGGACACCAGGTCCTGATGGAGGACGGGTCTTACAGAGGCCGCGTTCATCCTGGAGACGCCATCGTTTGTGCCTTAAAGGGACGAGAAAACTTCAAatctgcctcagtgt ATGCTCCAGATGTTCCCTCAGTGTCAGTGGTTCCCTCTGGTGACATTCTGGAGAACAGCCCAGTGACTCTGAACTGTAGCAGTGACGCTAACCCAGCAGCTAATTACACCTGGTACAGAGACTCACATCCTGAATCCACCCATGAAGGTCCACAGCTCGTCTTCAGCTCCATCCAGTTGAATCACTCTGGACTGTacgtttgtgctgctgtgaatgagCTGGGGAAGAGAAACAAGTTTGTGTCTCTTGATGTGAAAT atgctccagatgtTCCCTCAGTGTCAGTGGTTCCCTCTGGTGACATTCTGGAGAACAGTCCAGTGACTCTGACCTGTAGCAGTGATGCTAACCCAGCAGCTAATTACACCTGGTACAGAGACTCACATCCTGAATTCACCCATGAAGGTCCACAGCTCGTCTTCAGCTCCATCCAGTTGAATCACTCTGGACACTTTTACTGTGAAGCTGAGAACCAGCTGGGGAGGAGACGCTCTGAGTTTGTCTCTATCAATGTGGAAC GTAAATCAGTGATGATAATGAAAATAACCAGGCTGACTCTTGTGGTCCTGATGCTGATTCCTGTGTTTGTCCTGAGTCTGTGGACGag GAAGAAAACAGCTCTGATTCCAAGGTCTGAATGGAACAAACCTGCAGAGACATTAGAG TCAGAACCTTTGCCTGATTATGAAAACatgactgcagcacagacagacgacacagaggagcaggacgaccTGGTGTGA
- the LOC121202449 gene encoding hemicentin-1-like isoform X1, producing the protein MLAAVVQGQKGWKVTYSSDVCVSEGSTVEMRCTYTYPDPQHSRVEDKFWFTRVEGYRYVELRKASVFAGRLQESCNRNSCSLRITDVRQSDADVYYFRFSTNQYKGRFTGEPGVTLSVKDLQVEVQNSNKLQCFSSCRLPDHSSFIWYKNGHKIYGNQKVIYGSSSSADSYSCALSGREDFPSASVCVSGQTCNKLIYTDRSICAVKGSSVEISCTYNSHSGSITSKFWFRSDRSGQSPSQPQDLRTDVQFTGRVQVNYTTRRRSTLRISDVTETDSGQYGFTFRAGGFEWGRSLSGPSLTVTDPDLQVLVWTYSTWPKLQCFSSCRLPDHSSFIWYKNGDKMNENQKEISAYSTSADSYSCALSGREDFPSASVCVYGETCNKVIYTDRSICAVKGSSVEISCTYNSHSGSITSEFWFRSDRSGQSPSQPQDLRTDVQFTGRVQVLEAATGGSTLRISDVTETDSGQYGFTFRAGGFEWGRSLSGPSLTVTVLQVQVITSTLQDSYTDAQLRCLSSCSSAARLSYVWFKNGHQVLMEDGSYRGRVHPGDAIVCALKGRENFKSASVYAPDVPSVSVVPSGDILENSPVTLNCSSDANPAANYTWYRDSHPESTHEGPQLVFSSIQLNHSGLYVCAAVNELGKRNKFVSLDVKYAPDVPSVSVVPSGDILENSPVTLTCSSDANPAANYTWYRDSHPEFTHEGPQLVFSSIQLNHSGHFYCEAENQLGRRRSEFVSINVERKSVMIMKITRLTLVVLMLIPVFVLSLWTRKKTALIPRSEWNKPAETLESEPLPDYENMTAAQTDDTEEQDDLV; encoded by the exons ATGTTAGCAGCTG TGGTTCAGGGTCAGAAAGGCTGGAAAGTCACTTACAGCTCTGATGTCTGTGTCTCAGAAGGATCAACGGTGGAGATGCGCTGCACCTACACATACCCAGACCCACAACATTCTAGGGTAGAAGACAAATTCTGGTTCACTAGAGTTGAGGGATATCGATATGTGGAGCTGAGAAAAGCCTCAGTGTTTGCAGGTCGTCTCCAGGAATCCTGTAATagaaacagctgcagtctgagaaTCACAGACGTGAGACAGAGCGACGcagatgtttattattttagattCAGCACAAACCAGTATAAAGGGAGATTTACTGGTGAACCTGGAGTCACTTTATCTGTCAAAG ATCTACAGGTCGAGGTTCAAAACAGTAACaagctccagtgtttcagcagctgtcgTCTCCCTGATCATTCGTCCTTCATCTGGTACAAGAACGGACACAAGATTTATGGAAACCAGAAAGTAATATATGGATCTTCCAGTTCAGCAGACAGTTATTCCTGTGCTCTCAGTGGACGTGAGGATTTCCcttctgcttcagtct GTGTCAGTGGTCAAACCTGCAACAAGTTGATTTACACCGACAGAAGCATCTGCGCCGTCAAAGGATCATCAGTGGAGATTTCCTGTACTTATAACAGTCATAGTGGATCCATCACCTCTAAGTTCTGGTTCCGTTCTGACCGTAGTGGTCAGAGTCCTTCACAGCCTCAGGACCTTCGTACAGACGTCCAGTTTACAGGTCGTGTTCAGGTCAATTATACAACAAGAAGACGCTCCACTCTGAGAATCTCTGATGTGACAGAGACGGATTCAGGACAGTACGGCTTCACATTCAGAGCAGGAGGCTTTGAGTGGGGCCGTAGTTTATCTGGACCCAGTCTGACTGTCACAG ACCCAGATCTGCAGGTTCTAGTTTGGACATATTCTACGTGGCCAaagctccagtgtttcagcagctgtcgTCTCCCTGATCATTCGTCCTTCATCTGGTACAAGAACGGAGACAAGATGAATGAAAACCAGAAAGAAATATCTGCATATTCCACTTCAGCAGACAGTTATTCCTGTGCTCTCAGTGGACGTGAGGATTTCCcttctgcttcagtct GTGTTTACGGTGAAACCTGCAACAAAGTCATTTACACCGACAGAAGCATCTGCGCCGTCAAAGGATCATCAGTGGAGATTTCCTGTACTTATAACAGTCATAGTGGATCCATCACATCTGAGTTCTGGTTCCGTTCTGACCGTAGTGGTCAGAGTCCTTCACAGCCTCAGGACCTACGTACAGACGTCCAGTTTACAGGTCGTGTTCAGGTCCTTGAAGCAGCGACAGGAGGCTCCACTCTGAGAATCTCTGATGTGACAGAGACGGATTCAGGACAGTACGGCTTCACATTCAGAGCAGGAGGCTTTGAGTGGGGCCGTAGTTTATCTGGACCCAGTCTGACTGTCACAG TTCTCCAGGTGCAGGTGATCACATCAACGCTCCAGGACTCTTACACTGACGCACAGCTCAGGtgtctcagcagctgcagctcagccgctCGTCTTTCCTACGTCTGGTTCAAGAACGGACACCAGGTCCTGATGGAGGACGGGTCTTACAGAGGCCGCGTTCATCCTGGAGACGCCATCGTTTGTGCCTTAAAGGGACGAGAAAACTTCAAatctgcctcagtgt ATGCTCCAGATGTTCCCTCAGTGTCAGTGGTTCCCTCTGGTGACATTCTGGAGAACAGCCCAGTGACTCTGAACTGTAGCAGTGACGCTAACCCAGCAGCTAATTACACCTGGTACAGAGACTCACATCCTGAATCCACCCATGAAGGTCCACAGCTCGTCTTCAGCTCCATCCAGTTGAATCACTCTGGACTGTacgtttgtgctgctgtgaatgagCTGGGGAAGAGAAACAAGTTTGTGTCTCTTGATGTGAAAT atgctccagatgtTCCCTCAGTGTCAGTGGTTCCCTCTGGTGACATTCTGGAGAACAGTCCAGTGACTCTGACCTGTAGCAGTGATGCTAACCCAGCAGCTAATTACACCTGGTACAGAGACTCACATCCTGAATTCACCCATGAAGGTCCACAGCTCGTCTTCAGCTCCATCCAGTTGAATCACTCTGGACACTTTTACTGTGAAGCTGAGAACCAGCTGGGGAGGAGACGCTCTGAGTTTGTCTCTATCAATGTGGAAC GTAAATCAGTGATGATAATGAAAATAACCAGGCTGACTCTTGTGGTCCTGATGCTGATTCCTGTGTTTGTCCTGAGTCTGTGGACGag GAAGAAAACAGCTCTGATTCCAAGGTCTGAATGGAACAAACCTGCAGAGACATTAGAG TCAGAACCTTTGCCTGATTATGAAAACatgactgcagcacagacagacgacacagaggagcaggacgaccTGGTGTGA
- the LOC121202449 gene encoding hemicentin-1-like isoform X2, which produces MLAAVVQGQKGWKVTYSSDVCVSEGSTVEMRCTYTYPDPQHSRVEDKFWFTRVEGYRYVELRKASVFAGRLQESCNRNSCSLRITDVRQSDADVYYFRFSTNQYKGRFTGEPGVTLSVKDLQVEVQNSNKLQCFSSCRLPDHSSFIWYKNGHKIYGNQKVIYGSSSSADSYSCALSGREDFPSASVCVSGQTCNKLIYTDRSICAVKGSSVEISCTYNSHSGSITSKFWFRSDRSGQSPSQPQDLRTDVQFTGRVQVNYTTRRRSTLRISDVTETDSGQYGFTFRAGGFEWGRSLSGPSLTVTDLQVLVWTYSTWPKLQCFSSCRLPDHSSFIWYKNGDKMNENQKEISAYSTSADSYSCALSGREDFPSASVCVYGETCNKVIYTDRSICAVKGSSVEISCTYNSHSGSITSEFWFRSDRSGQSPSQPQDLRTDVQFTGRVQVLEAATGGSTLRISDVTETDSGQYGFTFRAGGFEWGRSLSGPSLTVTVLQVQVITSTLQDSYTDAQLRCLSSCSSAARLSYVWFKNGHQVLMEDGSYRGRVHPGDAIVCALKGRENFKSASVYAPDVPSVSVVPSGDILENSPVTLNCSSDANPAANYTWYRDSHPESTHEGPQLVFSSIQLNHSGLYVCAAVNELGKRNKFVSLDVKYAPDVPSVSVVPSGDILENSPVTLTCSSDANPAANYTWYRDSHPEFTHEGPQLVFSSIQLNHSGHFYCEAENQLGRRRSEFVSINVERKSVMIMKITRLTLVVLMLIPVFVLSLWTRKKTALIPRSEWNKPAETLESEPLPDYENMTAAQTDDTEEQDDLV; this is translated from the exons ATGTTAGCAGCTG TGGTTCAGGGTCAGAAAGGCTGGAAAGTCACTTACAGCTCTGATGTCTGTGTCTCAGAAGGATCAACGGTGGAGATGCGCTGCACCTACACATACCCAGACCCACAACATTCTAGGGTAGAAGACAAATTCTGGTTCACTAGAGTTGAGGGATATCGATATGTGGAGCTGAGAAAAGCCTCAGTGTTTGCAGGTCGTCTCCAGGAATCCTGTAATagaaacagctgcagtctgagaaTCACAGACGTGAGACAGAGCGACGcagatgtttattattttagattCAGCACAAACCAGTATAAAGGGAGATTTACTGGTGAACCTGGAGTCACTTTATCTGTCAAAG ATCTACAGGTCGAGGTTCAAAACAGTAACaagctccagtgtttcagcagctgtcgTCTCCCTGATCATTCGTCCTTCATCTGGTACAAGAACGGACACAAGATTTATGGAAACCAGAAAGTAATATATGGATCTTCCAGTTCAGCAGACAGTTATTCCTGTGCTCTCAGTGGACGTGAGGATTTCCcttctgcttcagtct GTGTCAGTGGTCAAACCTGCAACAAGTTGATTTACACCGACAGAAGCATCTGCGCCGTCAAAGGATCATCAGTGGAGATTTCCTGTACTTATAACAGTCATAGTGGATCCATCACCTCTAAGTTCTGGTTCCGTTCTGACCGTAGTGGTCAGAGTCCTTCACAGCCTCAGGACCTTCGTACAGACGTCCAGTTTACAGGTCGTGTTCAGGTCAATTATACAACAAGAAGACGCTCCACTCTGAGAATCTCTGATGTGACAGAGACGGATTCAGGACAGTACGGCTTCACATTCAGAGCAGGAGGCTTTGAGTGGGGCCGTAGTTTATCTGGACCCAGTCTGACTGTCACAG ATCTGCAGGTTCTAGTTTGGACATATTCTACGTGGCCAaagctccagtgtttcagcagctgtcgTCTCCCTGATCATTCGTCCTTCATCTGGTACAAGAACGGAGACAAGATGAATGAAAACCAGAAAGAAATATCTGCATATTCCACTTCAGCAGACAGTTATTCCTGTGCTCTCAGTGGACGTGAGGATTTCCcttctgcttcagtct GTGTTTACGGTGAAACCTGCAACAAAGTCATTTACACCGACAGAAGCATCTGCGCCGTCAAAGGATCATCAGTGGAGATTTCCTGTACTTATAACAGTCATAGTGGATCCATCACATCTGAGTTCTGGTTCCGTTCTGACCGTAGTGGTCAGAGTCCTTCACAGCCTCAGGACCTACGTACAGACGTCCAGTTTACAGGTCGTGTTCAGGTCCTTGAAGCAGCGACAGGAGGCTCCACTCTGAGAATCTCTGATGTGACAGAGACGGATTCAGGACAGTACGGCTTCACATTCAGAGCAGGAGGCTTTGAGTGGGGCCGTAGTTTATCTGGACCCAGTCTGACTGTCACAG TTCTCCAGGTGCAGGTGATCACATCAACGCTCCAGGACTCTTACACTGACGCACAGCTCAGGtgtctcagcagctgcagctcagccgctCGTCTTTCCTACGTCTGGTTCAAGAACGGACACCAGGTCCTGATGGAGGACGGGTCTTACAGAGGCCGCGTTCATCCTGGAGACGCCATCGTTTGTGCCTTAAAGGGACGAGAAAACTTCAAatctgcctcagtgt ATGCTCCAGATGTTCCCTCAGTGTCAGTGGTTCCCTCTGGTGACATTCTGGAGAACAGCCCAGTGACTCTGAACTGTAGCAGTGACGCTAACCCAGCAGCTAATTACACCTGGTACAGAGACTCACATCCTGAATCCACCCATGAAGGTCCACAGCTCGTCTTCAGCTCCATCCAGTTGAATCACTCTGGACTGTacgtttgtgctgctgtgaatgagCTGGGGAAGAGAAACAAGTTTGTGTCTCTTGATGTGAAAT atgctccagatgtTCCCTCAGTGTCAGTGGTTCCCTCTGGTGACATTCTGGAGAACAGTCCAGTGACTCTGACCTGTAGCAGTGATGCTAACCCAGCAGCTAATTACACCTGGTACAGAGACTCACATCCTGAATTCACCCATGAAGGTCCACAGCTCGTCTTCAGCTCCATCCAGTTGAATCACTCTGGACACTTTTACTGTGAAGCTGAGAACCAGCTGGGGAGGAGACGCTCTGAGTTTGTCTCTATCAATGTGGAAC GTAAATCAGTGATGATAATGAAAATAACCAGGCTGACTCTTGTGGTCCTGATGCTGATTCCTGTGTTTGTCCTGAGTCTGTGGACGag GAAGAAAACAGCTCTGATTCCAAGGTCTGAATGGAACAAACCTGCAGAGACATTAGAG TCAGAACCTTTGCCTGATTATGAAAACatgactgcagcacagacagacgacacagaggagcaggacgaccTGGTGTGA